GATTCTCATTCTAGATGGAAAAAACCCCGGCCGCCAAAACTTTCAGAAACGGTAGAAACGGTTTAACCCACTATGCGTCTTTTGGTCCCATGCTGACTGCGGGTAGCTTTTAGGTTCGCAGGAGTGACAAAATTAatcaatttaattattttatacaaCGAGCTGGGTAAACCAAGAGGCGCTCACCGGCAAAGAAGCTGCTCCATGATCCCCAGAGCACTGTGCCCCCGCACCCCTCGGAGCGGCGAGGCCGCCCACTTACCCTCGTGCAGCAGGCGACTGGGCCGGACGGGCGGGACGCGGAACTGCCGTGCGCTCCAGCCAGGCCGCGGCGGTCTCGCCACCTCCCGGTCCGACAGCCACGTCACGGCTTCGTAGTTGTCGCCTTGGAGTAACGCCGCCGCCTCGGCGCTGTGCACCGCCACCTCGTCGAAGTGCTGCAGCCCGCCCGAGTGGTCGAAGTGGACGTGGGTGGCCACGGCCAGCAGCGGCCGCGGCCCGGCGCCCTCAGCCGGCGCCAGCAGCCCGGCGTCACGCAGGTAGTCAGGCAGGCTGCGTAGCCCCAGCCCCGCGTCGATCACTACGTCTCGCTGCGAGCCCCGCACCAGCCAGATGTTGGCCCGGTTGCCCGACTCGTAAAAGCGTTCCTGGATCCAAAAGATACCGCCGCCCAGGGGCTTGTGCGCGAACCACTCCAACGCCGACATCACCCGGCCGGCGCTGCGGACCCGCGAGCCCCCCCACCAGCGCCCCGGCGGCGGCACgggcggggggggcggggcgggcgcgggccCGGCCCACTGCGGCAGCGGCAGACGGAGCATGATGGTGCCGGGTGAGGAGTCGGGGAATCCGGAGAGGCTGGGGGGGTTGAGCTGTAGCGTGCGGGACCGCGTATTTGAGCCACCTTCCTTACTGAGATCCGCCGGCAGAGGGGGCAGTAAAGGCGAAGCGCCCCGGCCGtgcggggagcggcgggaccCTCTAGGGGTGACGGGCCAGCGAGGGGCAGGGAGCGGGAAAGGAGCGGAGAGCAGCTGAGAGGGGTATGCTCACAcggcagagagagaaaatataaaacctcagtatttaaaattcagtaCTTTCTTCTGTATATGTTCCTCCCTTTAATTGATGGCACCTGCCTCTGAAAATCAAGGACCAGAACCAGCAGAACACGATCAGGAGTTTCGTTGTGAGGAAAGCGTAGGATACCGAGAGCTCGTCAGAGCGCTCAGTCTACTTAAATCTACTCTTGCTGCACCAGCCGCCCCGCAGCTGTCGGGTATCCGGATTCCACGGGCCTTTCCCTCCAGAAACATCAGCTGCTTTCCCCTGAGTAACTGCCCGAGAAACGGCATGCATTGGTGTGGAGGAATTTGAAAAGCCTAAATCTGTAAATCTTCTCTTTTATAAATGGCATACGAACTACCCATGACCAAAAAAATACACCCAGGTAATCCTTTAGACATCACCCAAGGCAAACAGAACACTAGTTCTGGTAACTTTGTCAGGCTTGGTGGCTTACTTGTCCAACTCAATTCTTCAGGATTTTTCTATCTGTCACTGTCACTTTGTGCTGTCAGTAAACATAAACCTTCTGAGGTTTTGAAAAAAACGTAACTTTGGGTAAAAAAGTGAAGTTGAAATGCTGCTAGTTTTAAAGCTTATTACTTCTCATCAGACTAATTATAAGCAAATTTActaggaattaattttaaagcagcttttaaaaaatggaccTTCATATTCACTGCATTTAATGCCTTTCCTTGCTAGCTCAGCATCTTGTTTAACTTTTGTTGtgttgttctgctgctgtttttttggttgcttggttggttggttttttttgtttgttttttttgtttgtttgtttttgtttttgttttgtttgtttgtttacatcTAGATAATTGCTCATGTTTGGGGCTTTGGGCTTTACAGTGTCTTTTACCTTCTCCATTCTGCAAGTCTCACATCTTGGTTTTCATCCTATTTTCAGAgaaccttcccttcccttcccttcccttcccttcccttcccttcccttcccttcccttcccttcccttcccttcccttcccttcccttcccttcccttcccttcccttcccttcccttcccttcccttcccttcccttcccttccttcccttcccttcccttcccttcccttcccttccctcccttcccttcccttcccttcccttcccttcccttcccttcccttgtttttcttacaaaaatatttatttaggtCTCTCTGCTTATTTTTAGACAGTATTCTGTGCTGCAGAGTGACATGGAAATATAGAATATGATTTTGCTTTATCCACATAGAGCTTATTTCTGTTGAAAGTAACAAGTAGGAAAAAATCTGCCATCAATATGTTTTCTCTGGCCTTAATAAAAAGGCCTTTGCTTCTGTCTGGGGTGAACCAGGTGCACTCAAACAGGTACAGCAGTAAGTCTGGAATAACCTGGTTGTATTGAGCAAGTACAGTGACCTTGCAGTTAATAGTGAACAGCTCATGGGATCTCTGGGCTAGGACCTTGCACCAATCTGAGTGGCATGTGGGAATGAGCAGTATCACAGTGCTTCAGCTTCTCTTGGGTTCCCTTTATTGACATCTTCCCCCATTCTCACATTTGGATTTACTTGTCAACCCATGGGTTCTGCTATTAATGAGATGAAAATGAGTTGGTAAAACTGTGAAAGTGGAGAGATGTGACTGTAAATGTTTTGGAGGCTCTTcttttgtgactttttaaaatatttcagttagaaacaacatcctttttttttcagcagttaGCTTGCAGTCCTGCTGGAGTTTCTAATGACTTTTGATTATCTTAATTACCTCTTTGCCTTGTGAGGCAAAGATAAAGTGTCTTGATAAAGTGCCACTTTATCAAGATCCAAAAATAGTTActaagataaaagaaaaaaaaaatagtcaggATGAAGAAGTCATGAATGACAAACACAAACTGGTTTTTGGAGAAAAGTTCAAAAAACACTAGAATGTAGTCACAGAAAGTTCAGGGTTCTTAAACTCTTTTTCACTTGTTGTTTCTGGTTCTTCTGGTTGAACTCAATACAGTGCATCTAAGGTTTAGAAGCAGATGGCTTAAAATTCCTAGGTTAGGAGGCAATTTCAGGCATGCAGAGGTGGCTAGCAGAAATAAGAGAATGAAGCTGATTTGATGCTTGTATCAAATTTACAGTCTGTGGAAGAATCTAAGATGGGCATTGAAAACTGTTTGCTACTTAAAAATGACCTCTGGTTTTAAAATGACTGTAATAATTGTTCGACACTAACTTTCTTGTTAATATGTACATCAGTTTGAAACAtgtaaggaaaatatttgtttaaaaatctaTAATATTTTCAGTGCATCCAAATGGCTGGGTCAGGTAGAGGAAGAGGACATGCTTCATTTGCCTTCAACATGGAGGCTGTTTGCTTTGGTAAAGGTGCAGCTCTACCTCATGTCATCTGTAAGCTTCCACCACCATTTCCAGAAAGTACAGCCAGTATCTTGGAGCACACTCTGTGTTCAGGGAAACTGTGTTCACACTCATGTTTAGAGAACATAATGAAATATATGAACACCCCTAAGAACTTTGgattttataataatataagtcaccatttttcttaaatcatCAGCAAAGGGGCTTTCCTGCCCCTTTGGTAACTGTTGTATCCCATATTTAATTGTATTGCTTGCAAGGAGTTAGCACGTTGAAGTCCTCATCATGATTTTCTGCACATTACGAGAATAGAAACACTGGATACTTGAATTTGTCTTAAATGAGTTTACATTAATCTTTGAAGCTATAAATAGATTTGCTGATTTTAGAAAATTACTATTTATGCAAACACGAAAGATTGTGTATGATTGTCCTGTACTGCAGAAGCCAGCGTTTGAAAATAAGTGAAAGATACTTTGTGTAATTAAGGGAGCTTAATTGAGACTTGGCATTTAGAATGTATTTGAAAATCAAAGGGGAATAAAGACCATTTTTTTGACTGTGTTTTGATGTGCAGGGAAGCTTTTGACTTACTGAACCGTATATTACTCATCCTCTTAATCCAGCATTACAGTTAAGGTGTTTCATATTACTAAGTCATCTGTGACTGCTTTTTATGTGAACGTTGCAGTCCGCATGGTAGCACAGTTCTGTGCCATCTGAATTCCGTATACACTGCATCTTTTGAGGTACAGGCAGCCTTATAGGAGAATTACTAGCCccagtatttttaatgtatacCATGGAGAAGGTAAAAAAgctttcttccttctgtgaaCAAAATTTCAGAACCGAGTTAAACTTCTCAGGGGAAATCTGGTgcctttcagaaaaatcagagttAACCTAACTGTATAGTAGAGTCAATAAAAAATTCAAGTGTTGATTTTATGACTGGACAATGACCAAAAGTATGTTATAGCTTTGACTAACTTACAGTGAAATTATTTGAAGCTAGACAATTTCTGAGTTTATACAAAGTTTCTGTAAATGCAAATAGAAACCCAATTAAGGAGCACCAGCTTACCATCAGCAATAGCAAGTGATTTAAAGTGTTGGCCAATTAGCAAATATAGATGGAAGCAGTAAGCTCCTTTCATGGTCCAGATCTGGGACTTGTGATAGCACTTCATGCTTTGCAGCCTGCCACTTAATTATTGATGAAGCACCATTTATCACATGAGAGAAACAACAtccattctgtaattctgtctGTAGATGTAGATGTTctagatattttaaaaactgtttttgcATATTTATCTTTCTCACTTTCAAGATTaaagtgaaacaaaaacaaaacaccccaaaacaaacccccaaaaaaccccacaagaaaACCTCTctcaaaccccaaaaatccaattCTTAACAATTCATTTAAATTCAATTGGTAGAAACAATTGTGTGAGGGCCTGGTTTTAGACAACACAACCTGTTTACATGGTAATAGTCATGGGAAGAGTGTCCATGTTATCCAGATATCATACTTAATGTAGCTGTAACAGTATCATAGAAGTGGTTAAGAACAACACTACTCTGAAGAGAGAAGGACTGGTTTCTGAGAAAGTTAGGTTGGTGAGAATAACTGCTTTTGGCAATTAAGAGTTTAGGATTACTATGAATGACTGTGTAacagttttaataattttttccttgatCTTATGGTACATTTTTGCAGAAAGATAAAGTTATAAGGTATAAATTTAGGTGTAAACATAGTTACTATGCATATCAGGATGTAATGAAGTGTACTTGAGAAATAGTATAGTGCATAGTTGCACTCTTTTTTATATGTTTCTTGTAGCTTTTATTAATGTACCTGTATATTTAGTggtgtcctggttcagggcaagtctggggaaagaattcccctccccccctaCAAAAGGGTTcttttaggaaagcagagtcaattggcccctctCTTCAGCTGGTTCGGGAGAAAATacttctggaggaaaaaagtggaaaaaacctgtttattacacaagagaacttagacaatattaaacaataagacttcttgccactccaagagagacaaattcagagcaaatccccccgggctgcagctcagctcactcagtctctgatcAGTCCCTCCGGCActggcaatgccgcggcccaggcccggcccgctgggccacagatgtgagctgctgatgctcttctggtgttcagtccagagcaggtccagagaaagggaaaaaaaccacagtctagggaacttctctgcctcagctagctaaaactaactagaaaaagcaaaggagagctctgtttCGCTGTCCGTCTGTCTGCAGACAACAACCGTCCCGGAGccggaatgtggaggagggagtgagttttttgaaaacaaaccctgagcttcttccctcctcctttcattcttggaacaagacttcaacataaacagggcagacgattggggataaaggcatcatacagccaccctaggacattcTACCCTTTATCCTTATATCGTCAGCTTACTactaaaactaatatatatatttaaactttATAAATAGATACATTATACATTTAATATACAACTATATACAGATAATGGCAGCAGTATTcagcaaacagtgatatttatACATAGTTCTCATTTAATAATTAGATCTCTTTGAGGTATATATTGTGTTCTTCTATCTCTCTGTATTATTTACTATGTACAATTTGGTTTCTGAGTAAAGACAATCtcacgaatgggtttgtctgtacttgaggcagaattgatctacactgttttttttaataagcttttAATATGCACTACTGGGACTTTGTCTCTATTTACTATATTTAAAAGCTGAGACTGGGCAGGGCCTTATTGATTGGTAGAGCTTCGGGTGTTAACTAACTAGGTGGTTTTTGCTAGATTCTGTTCTTAATTTTTGAGAGATCTTTTATTTAATgctttcagtgtggtttttaACAATttattgtactttttttttttttctgcagttggTGCATGGTAGGGAATATGGTATACTTACTTAATGCTATGTTCTCTAGCTTAagtgttgataaggctgtttTTGAAATGAGTTTCATTGTCGGACTTAATCTTTTCAGGGGTACTATGCTTctaaagaatttgctttttaaggcttaggatggtgttacgggcgGTAGCATGAGGCACAGGATAGGTTTTTAACTATCTTGTGGTGGTTTCTACCATTGTGAGCACATAACACTTGCTATGgtgtgtctggggcagtgtgatgtagtcaatctgccaggcctctcTATATTTGTACTTGGACTACTGCTTACTGTACTACAGGGACTTTACTTGCTTGGCTTGTTTGATGGTAGCACATGTTTCACAGTTGTGGATTACTTGAGATATACTGTCTATGGTTAGATCTACTCTTTGATCTTGTGCCTACTTAAAAGTGGCATCTTTACTCTGATGGCTTGAGGTATCATGGGCCCATTGTGGTAAGAACAATTGTCTTTTGTGTTGCTAAATCTAAGTCTATCTTTGATACTCTTATTTTTGCAGCTTGATCTACTTGctggttgttttggtgtttttcattGGCTCTGTTTTTGGGGATATGGGTATTTACATGATGAACTTTTACCGGTAGCTTCTTTACCTTGGTGGCAATGTTTTTCTACTTATCAGCAGTCTAAATTGGTTTTCTTCTACGTTGCTAATTAGCTTTCTTTTACTTCTCTAGCCACCCCTACAGAGCATTGGTTACTATTtatgaatcagtgtagaggtagagttttggccacttctctttTTTAGCAATGTTTAGGGCCAGTTGAACTGCTTTGAGTTTAGCAAATTGACTTGATCTACCTTCCCCTTCAGTAGCTTCTGCAACTTGTCGTGTGGGACTCTATACGGCTGCTTTCtacttctgttttattcttACAATGCGGTAAGAGTTATtagtgaaaagagcatagtgtgtttcttctgctggcagttggTTATATGGTGGCGCTTCTTCAGCATGTGCTACTTCTTCTTCTTTATCTGTAAGACTAAAGTTTTCACTTTCAGGCTAGTTTgtaattatctttaaaattttagGGCGATTCAATTTTCCAATCCGGGCGCGCTGCGTAATAAGGGCAATCTACTTGTTTTatgtggcactggtggcatggtgggtggagggaatctttgctttgaacatccaccccagcactggtagtcggggtgccaggaggagttgcgTTTCTGTACCGATCACCTCTGAGGCGGTCTGAACTCTTTTATAGGCtgctaaaatttccttctctgttggagtATAGTTGGTTTCAGACTCCCTATAGCTTTGACTTTaaaatcccagtggtcggcctcgagtcttACTAGGCACTTTCTGCTAAAGGTTCTAGGACAAACTATGGTTCTTGGCTGCAGAGTAAAGCACATTCTTTACATCTGGTCCTGTCTTGACTGGGCTAAGGGCTACTGCATGGGCAATCTCTtgcttgatctgggtgaaggcttgttgctgctcagggccccagtggaaatcattcttcttgcgagtgaccaggtagagagggctcatGATCTGGCtatactcaggaatgtgcattctctAAAAACTTATGGCGCTtaagaaagcttgtgtttctttcttgctggttggtggagacatcGCTGTGATTTTGTTAATGATATCTGTAGGAATCTGATGCCGTCTATTTTGCTACTTCACTCCtaggaactggatctctcgagcaggtcccttgaccttgctcttcttgatggtAAAACtagctttcaggagaatctggatgattttttctcctttcttaaatacttctgctgctgttttcccccacacaatgatgttATCAatgtactgcaggtgttctggagcctcactCTTTTCTAGTGCAGCTTGGATCAGTCTatggcagatggtggggctgtgtttccacccctggggcagtcggttctAGGTGTACTGCACGCTTCTCtaggtgaaagcaaactgaggcctgcattctgctgccagaggaatggagaaaaacgcattgGCAATAtcaatagtggcataccactttgctgccttggactccagctcgtactggagttctagcatgtctggcacagcagcgctcagcggTGGAGTTACCTCATTTAGGGCACGGTAGTCTACTGTCAATCTCTATTCTTTTTcggatttacgcacaggccagatggggctgttgaagggtgaatGGGTTTTGCTAACTACCTCTTGGCTCTCTAGTTCACGGATcattttgtggatggggatcacggcatctTGATTTGTTTGGTACTGCTGGCGATGCACTGtcgaggtcgcaattggcactCGTTGCTTTTCTACTTTCAAAAGTCTTAttgcagatgggttttctgatAGTTTAGGTAAGCTGTTCAATTGCTTGATGCTCTTTGTCTCTACAGCTGCTATTTTAAATGCTTACTTGAGTCtctttgggtctttgaaatacccacttcggaggaagtctatgcTTAAAATATATGGGGCCTCTGGGTCAGTTACAACAGACTGTTTCTTTTACTCATTTTTAGTTGGGCTGATCTCAGCTTCTACTGAAGTAAAgtcctgtgatccccctgtcacaccagcaataGAAACAGGTTCTGTCCCCACATAGTTTGATGGGATTAACGTGCACTGCGCACTAGTGTCGACTaaagctttatattcttgtggttctgatgtgccaggctAACGAATCTACACTGTCTAGAAAATACGGTTTTCTCTAGCCTCTACttggctagaggcagggcccctctaagcctggttatcatttttttctggggcatatgtcttggaggttccttcaaggggatTGAAAATATCGTTATCATCATCATATATGGCAGTTTGGTTATGggtcactggagctgcttccttTTTGGTGAAAATTCTTCTCGGAGTCTTGCTtcccttcaattcacgcacccgcTGTGCCAGATCAGCAGTAGATTTTGCATCCTatttcctcatattttctcCACAATCGCGCAGGAAGACCTACAGTTCAGCTTGTGAGGTGTACTTTCTCTCTTTATCTGAGGGACGTCTGCGTTGGGTACCAGGACCTCTGATCTgtactgcagaaattttaagaaggtcctctttaatctcctccctGAATCTCTTAAGATTTTCCTCTATCTTGttctctatctttttttttagtttctgtaCTTGTGTTTCTACTGCTGCAATTCTCATGTGTGTTGGGTCATgtacagcatctgcatatgctcgGAGCTTCTTTGTCATATCAAGCACAGTCTCCTCACTGTCATCTTGCTTCATTATTGCTACAGCAGAAGCATATTCATCTGGCCCAAGTCTTACAAGTTTTCgccacatcacagatgtacatgATACCAAGTCTGGATTTACAGTGTCTAGATCATCCGAGAAGACAATCTCTACCACTGCCATTTCCCTCAAGCGTTGAATTCCTTGCTCTATAGTCTTCCACTGGGTTTGCTGTATataaagatcatctgcacacaagtatctttgtgctacactgTCCAGAACCCgtgcccagaggctgcgaggattagcccccctcatcattccttgaTCAATggcaggatcatgtgacagggatcccaaatgtCTCGCTTCGCTACTATCTAGAATTgtagcctcccctgcagcatcTCAAAGACGGACCAACTAACTAATTATAGACTCATCAGGTCGTCGAGTgtaatccttccttaggccaCGAAGGTCTTTCAGGGAATAGGACTCAGTAGTGGCTTCTGATCTTGCATCAGTTGCCTTAACTTCGGCTTTTGTGTCAGTAATTAGCTTTGAGGGTCCTTCTTCtggatcatcatcatcagtcCCTGGCTggtcagttttgcttttcttctttcccgCAGCAACTGCCAGTGGTTTAGGTtcactgtctggtttagctacAGCCTGAGTAACTGGGGGGTTGGCTGCGgactgagtgactgggattgctgctggtttatctccctgcccccctgcctCTGTCTGCTGGCCTACAGTATCTAGCAGTGTGCGATAAGCATAAGCCAGAGCCCAGCTTAttgcaatgatccttttctccttagagtcatcatggcacttctctttcaggtatttccctACCTcatctgggttctgaatttgttcacttGGAAAATCCCACTCTACAGGGTTAGAAAATTCCTTTAGGGTCTGGcctattttttcctattctccACACTACTTAGGATTTTCTACATCTGGATGAGGGGTTTTATCAGTCCCTCtggatttttcagccttcacTCTAGAGAAACTGCAGGCTGTATAAAGGAAGTTTCCCGGGGAGTTTCCCAgaataaataccagaaagagggtctctttaacattcaggggagactgaacattttcaaaaaatgaCATAACAGAtttaaaagagaagaaggaaaggaggggttggaaaacctcatcctctgctcctcctctaacaaaccaggtgcaattactaataaacttCCAGAACATCTTACTGGAACTAGGATGTAGGGTAGGGTGAAAAAACTATAAAGCATACATATTTTGAACAGAATCCAGTATCTTTACAAGCGCCTTATAAATCACTATTGCTAAGGCCAGCACAATAGCTATTTTAATCTGTGCTCTTCTACTGTAAAAACCGCGTGTAAGGGACAATCCTAGTGACCAGAAAAGTACTAAAACCTCAAAAAGGCCTAGTGACCAGAACCACATGAAGGCCTCCACCCCAAGAGACATTATGGATGTAAGCAACATGGCTACTGGGTGCTTTAACCcactacaaaacaaacacaaccagcATGCAATCAGTAGAggaataaaggttttttccactttctcgaGCCCCGGTAGTTGGGCgccaaaataatgtatttgtcctggttcagggcaagtctggggaaagaattcccctccccccctacaaaaagggttcctttaggaaagcagagtcaattggcccctctccccagctggttcgggagaaaatacttctggaggaaaaaagtggaaaaaacctgtttattacacaagagaacttagacaatattaaacaataagacttcttgccactctaagagagacaaattcagagcaaatccccccgggctgcagctcagctcactcagtctctgaccagtccttccggcgctggcaatgccgcggcccaggcccggcccgctgggccacagatgtgagctgctgatgctcttctggtgttcagtccagagcaggtccagagaaagggaaaaaaaccacagtctagggaacttctctgcttcagctagctaaaactaactagaaaaagcaaaggagagctctgtttCGCTGTCCGTCTGTCTGCAGACAACAACCGTCCCGGAGccggaatgtggaggagggagtgagttttttgaaaacaaaccctgagcttcttccctcctcctttcattcttggaacaagacttcaacataaacagggcagacgattggggataaaggcatcatacagccaccctaggacaaGTGGCTATCAGGACCTTATAAATAGTAAACATAATTTGTACGGAGTACGAACAACAAGCCAGTGCCTCTGAAAATAAGAGAAGATGAAGATTACATGTTGGCCTTAAAACAAGATCTTAGagaaactatgaaaaaaatgcCATACTTCTTGACAGTAGGAGATGAACATCAAAGgtttgtttctgtgctttttatttatatctttACTTATTATTCTGTGAAGGCTGAGGTAGTGAAAAGCATGTGTTGAGGATGAGTTTCATTCTTATAACGAGGAAGTAAAAATGGCAGATTAAGCTAATAGggattttttctgcttttacacTTATTGAAGTGCTGTAACTGGAAAGCAACTACTGTGTGGAAAAGAGAGGTATCAAACATCTATTCCATTTGATATACAGTAATAAACATATAAACCATCTACATGCAGCCTTTTTAATTATATGCTAGCCAATACAAGCCAAACTGGTATTTCTATGTGTTACAATACCCTAAACTTTTTCATCAGAGCAAAGAAATATGCAATAAATACTAGTGTTGAATTCAGCTTTCATTGAAATTGTGTAAAGACACACtaaaaataatcaatattatatttaatagaTGGAAGTTGTAAAGGtactcagtttttttttcctccaagtcCATTCAGGAAATATTTGTGTTACTGACAAGTCCTTTGAAATACGAAGACTGAGGTGAAGATAAGTGATTTATTGAAGTTTTTATTAGAAGCAGAGCTAGATTAGAAGACAGATCTTGATCTTATTCTGTGGGACctcagattttcttttgcttacaCATAACTAAAAATTAAGTGCTTTGCTATTGTTTGATAACAATAAATGCTGGAGTTACACTTGAAATCCAGTCATACATCATTATACTGTTAAAATTCAATCTTCCTGGTCAGAAAACTGAGCTagtgggaaagaaggaaagtggAGCAGAAAGACTGATGTGTCTGTTTGCTATACTGTGAGGATATTGTAAATCTAGAAGTCACTGGTGATTATTACTGTGAGAAGTGCTTCTTTTCATTCACGATTTTTTTGCCTAGTTTTATTAGCTGCTGACTGCTTATTCCGAATGTTATAAATCTCAAGTGCTGTTACAGCTTCataaaagtgtttaaaaaatctgaagtgGCTAAACACTGgataatattttccttcctatCTTGTGGCAATTTTGAATAATGAGAGCTGACATATCATGTAAAATGTAACATTTCATTTCCACATGAAACCCATCAGAATATTTTCTGGGTAAATATTCATGATGATAATGTACAGATGCATAATCCAATCCCCTCAgaatttttgttcatttctgttCATGGTGCAATGGTGAATTCTAGTTGTTTTTGAAActgtatgcatttttttttaattaggctTTGACTGTAACACTCCTTACTGTCCAGTTGTTCGTATACTAAAGCCATGTATGAAATGGAGCAGCAGTGTGAGCAGTGAACACATTGCCAGCTAGATGATGTGGCTCACAAAAGACTGAGTATTTCCCCTGATCTGCAGCTGGAGGCCAGGTGGTGCAGTTAAAACTGGCTGTGAGGCAAGAACAGATCTGATCCTTATTTCTAGATCCTTTTATGATGATACAAgaatttttaattactcttttATCATATGTCCTCTTTCATCTTCTGGGTAAACAAGTTTCAGTGTGTTTGGATTTCCGTTTCATTAGAGGCTAGCTGTGCTCTTGATCTTTGTCAGGC
This sequence is a window from Vidua chalybeata isolate OUT-0048 chromosome Z, bVidCha1 merged haplotype, whole genome shotgun sequence. Protein-coding genes within it:
- the LOC128781701 gene encoding acyl-coenzyme A thioesterase MBLAC2 isoform X4 — its product is MSALEWFAHKPLGGGIFWIQERFYESGNRANIWLVRGSQRDVVIDAGLGLRSLPDYLRDAGLLAPAEGAGPRPLLAVATHVHFDHSGGLQHFDEVAVHSAEAAALLQGDNYEAVTWLSDREVARPPRPGWSARQFRVPPVRPSRLLHEGDVINLGDRQLTVMHMPGHSRGSICLHDKDQKILFSGDVVYDGSMIDWLPYSRVSDYIASCQRLMELVDRGLVAKVLPGHFNIFGAERLYWLASNYISQAGICHKISTCAMRSIASIALHVANSRITYQ